The Porphyrobacter sp. HT-58-2 genome has a window encoding:
- the rsmD gene encoding 16S rRNA (guanine(966)-N(2))-methyltransferase RsmD encodes MRIIAGEWRGRKLVAPKGEATRPTADRARETLFAMLTSRLGSFEGLQVADLFAGSGALGLEAISRGAAHCLFVEQDRAALDSIRTNIAALGAQARTRVEAGSVMGLRTALAPLDLILADPPYQSGAGEVALDRLLRLGWIGPETWIALETGAKEHVAVKGLVADTTRKVGKGMLHLLRLDAADV; translated from the coding sequence GTGAGAATCATTGCCGGGGAATGGCGGGGCAGGAAACTTGTCGCTCCCAAGGGCGAGGCGACCCGTCCCACCGCCGACCGCGCGCGCGAGACCCTGTTTGCGATGCTCACCAGTCGCCTTGGTAGTTTCGAGGGTCTGCAAGTTGCCGATCTGTTTGCAGGCTCGGGCGCATTGGGGCTTGAGGCGATCTCGCGCGGGGCCGCGCATTGCCTGTTCGTCGAGCAGGACCGCGCAGCGCTCGATTCGATCCGCACCAATATCGCCGCGCTCGGCGCGCAGGCACGCACGCGGGTCGAGGCCGGTTCGGTGATGGGCCTCCGCACTGCCCTTGCCCCGCTCGATCTGATCCTCGCCGATCCGCCCTATCAGTCGGGCGCTGGCGAAGTCGCGCTCGACCGGCTGCTCAGGCTCGGATGGATCGGGCCGGAAACATGGATCGCGCTGGAAACCGGCGCGAAGGAGCACGTGGCGGTCAAGGGCCTTGTCGCCGACACCACGCGAAAGGTCGGCAAGGGGATGCTGCACCTGCTGCGTCTCGACGCGGCCGACGTCTGA
- a CDS encoding ATP-dependent helicase encodes MSSNLPSPAPGRDAVPAYAARLNPPQRAAVLATEGPVLMLAGAGTGKTAALTARLAHLVATGRAYPSQILCVTFTNKAAREMKERVAHHLGPQAEGLPWLGTFHSICAKMLRRHAELVGLQHNFTIIDTDDQLRLLKQLITEAELDEKRWPARQLAGLIDRWKNRGMSPADLDAVENEAYANGRGTALYARYQERLKQLNACDFGDLMLHILTILRGHPDILADYQRRFRYIMVDEYQDTNAVQYLWLRLLAQGHRNICVVGDDDQSIYSWRGAEVANILRFEKDFPGAEVIRLEQNYRSTPHILGAASGLIRANSQRHDKTLWTEVNGGDKVKVIGVWDAPEEARRVGEAIERLEREGAGLDSIAILVRAQYQTREFEDRFIQIGVNYRIIGGFRFYERAEIRDALAYLRLIAQPQDDLAFERIHNQPKRGLGAKALEQMHAHARRTGLPLAAAALQLADSDELPKRAAATIGGLMRQFLHWREQAETLSPADLLRLVLEESGYNAMLSADHSPESAGRAENLSELARAMEEYATLGDFLEHVSLVMDNERADQGETVTIMTIHAAKGLEFDNVFCVGWEEGVFPSQRAIDEGGLASLEEERRLAYVAITRAKRHCTILHAANRRIYGQWVSSIPSRFIEELPGEHIDQESTLSGGASLWRANWREQEDPFAHVARDNPAKAQQRGPGWQRALTSGYETKPARVRENTRSAANFAAPARSDIAIGAMVTHAKFGTGCVIDQEGNKLTILFEDAGEKRVLDSFVTVVG; translated from the coding sequence ATGAGCAGCAACCTGCCCTCCCCCGCGCCCGGACGCGATGCGGTTCCCGCCTATGCCGCGCGGCTGAACCCGCCGCAGCGCGCAGCAGTGCTAGCGACCGAGGGCCCGGTGCTGATGCTGGCGGGCGCGGGAACGGGCAAGACGGCGGCGCTCACCGCCCGCCTTGCGCATCTGGTGGCGACGGGCCGCGCCTACCCTTCGCAGATTCTGTGCGTCACCTTCACCAACAAGGCGGCGCGGGAAATGAAGGAACGCGTGGCGCACCATCTCGGCCCGCAGGCGGAAGGCCTGCCGTGGCTCGGCACTTTTCATTCGATCTGCGCCAAGATGCTGCGCCGTCATGCCGAACTGGTGGGCTTACAGCACAATTTCACCATCATCGACACCGACGATCAGTTGCGCCTGCTTAAGCAACTCATCACCGAGGCCGAGCTGGACGAGAAGCGCTGGCCCGCGCGCCAGCTGGCCGGACTGATCGACCGCTGGAAGAACCGCGGCATGAGCCCTGCCGACTTGGACGCGGTGGAGAACGAGGCCTACGCCAACGGGCGCGGCACAGCGCTCTATGCCCGCTATCAGGAGCGTCTGAAGCAATTGAACGCCTGCGATTTTGGCGATCTGATGCTGCACATCCTGACCATCCTGCGCGGCCATCCGGACATCCTCGCCGACTACCAGCGCCGGTTCCGCTACATCATGGTGGACGAATATCAGGACACCAATGCGGTGCAGTATTTGTGGCTGCGCCTGCTGGCGCAGGGCCACAGGAACATCTGCGTCGTGGGTGACGACGACCAGTCGATCTATTCCTGGCGCGGGGCGGAGGTCGCCAACATCCTCAGGTTCGAGAAGGATTTTCCCGGCGCGGAAGTGATCCGGCTCGAACAGAACTACCGCTCCACGCCGCATATCCTCGGCGCGGCTTCAGGGCTGATCCGCGCCAACAGCCAGCGCCATGACAAGACCCTGTGGACCGAGGTCAACGGCGGCGACAAGGTCAAGGTGATCGGCGTGTGGGACGCGCCCGAGGAAGCGCGCCGGGTAGGCGAGGCGATCGAGCGGCTGGAGCGTGAGGGCGCCGGGCTCGACAGCATCGCCATTCTCGTGCGCGCGCAGTACCAGACCCGCGAGTTCGAGGACCGCTTCATCCAGATCGGGGTGAATTACCGCATCATCGGCGGTTTCCGCTTCTACGAACGCGCCGAAATCCGCGATGCGTTGGCCTATCTGCGCCTGATCGCCCAGCCTCAGGACGATCTGGCATTTGAACGCATCCACAATCAGCCCAAGCGCGGGCTCGGTGCCAAGGCGCTCGAACAGATGCACGCCCACGCCCGCCGCACCGGCCTGCCGCTCGCCGCCGCCGCGCTGCAACTGGCCGATAGTGACGAGCTGCCCAAGCGCGCCGCTGCCACCATCGGCGGGTTGATGCGGCAGTTCCTGCATTGGCGCGAACAGGCCGAGACGCTGTCCCCTGCCGATCTGCTGCGGTTGGTGCTGGAGGAATCAGGCTACAACGCCATGCTTTCTGCCGACCATTCGCCCGAAAGCGCCGGCCGAGCGGAAAACCTTTCCGAACTTGCCCGGGCGATGGAGGAATACGCGACGCTCGGCGATTTCCTTGAACACGTCAGCCTGGTGATGGATAACGAGCGCGCCGATCAGGGCGAGACAGTCACGATCATGACGATCCACGCCGCCAAGGGCCTGGAATTCGACAACGTCTTCTGCGTCGGCTGGGAAGAAGGCGTGTTCCCCTCGCAGCGTGCCATCGACGAGGGCGGACTTGCCTCGCTGGAGGAGGAGCGCCGCCTCGCCTATGTCGCGATCACCCGCGCGAAGCGACATTGCACCATCCTGCACGCCGCCAACCGCAGGATCTACGGCCAGTGGGTGAGTTCGATCCCCTCACGCTTCATCGAGGAGCTGCCGGGCGAACATATTGATCAGGAAAGCACGCTTAGCGGCGGTGCGAGCCTGTGGCGGGCCAACTGGCGCGAGCAGGAAGACCCCTTCGCCCACGTCGCCCGCGATAACCCCGCCAAGGCACAGCAACGCGGCCCCGGCTGGCAGCGGGCTTTGACATCGGGCTACGAAACCAAGCCCGCCCGCGTGCGCGAGAACACCCGCTCAGCCGCCAACTTCGCCGCCCCGGCGCGCAGCGACATCGCCATCGGGGCGATGGTGACCCACGCCAAATTCGGCACCGGCTGCGTGATCGATCAGGAAGGCAACAAGCTCACCATCCTGTTCGAGGATGCAGGTGAGAAACGGGTGCTCGACAGTTTCGTGACGGTCGTGGGTTAG
- a CDS encoding aromatic ring-hydroxylating oxygenase subunit alpha: MSALATDYPRSSPTRGQLALAEAIRTGEGRQAGGIQTVPASNYTCPDHFARERAALFDRLPQVIAPSALLPEPGMAVPHDATGRPLLLTRDNEGRAHVFLNVCRHRGTRLVEGNEVQCAKRLVCPYHAWTYRLDGGLMALPRPETFPGLDKADFGLVELPSIEAGGLIWFAPEEGADFAHAQELGSDLDAFGLGQAHLFRRKLHTVKGNWKLIMDAFLESYHVTRLHAATIGPFFKDGITAGDQIGPHQRSAVGRLEEMEGVDLTDMAQLRRVVTFAYQLLPATIIVPSPDYVNVMVLMPQAADLTLVEDFMLIPEAPQTEKALAHWEKSWNLLDGGVFASEDFRAAELGQQGLSSGAVSHVTLGTLEGGIARFDQIVSEALRAAG, encoded by the coding sequence ATGAGCGCCTTGGCAACAGATTACCCCCGATCGTCGCCGACGCGGGGCCAGCTTGCCCTCGCCGAAGCGATCCGGACAGGAGAGGGGCGGCAGGCGGGCGGGATCCAGACCGTGCCGGCAAGCAACTACACCTGCCCCGATCACTTCGCGCGCGAAAGGGCGGCGCTGTTCGATCGGCTGCCGCAGGTCATCGCGCCGAGCGCGCTGTTGCCCGAGCCCGGCATGGCCGTACCGCATGATGCGACCGGCCGCCCGCTGCTGCTGACCCGCGACAATGAGGGGCGCGCGCATGTCTTCCTCAATGTCTGCCGCCACCGCGGAACCCGGCTGGTAGAGGGAAATGAGGTGCAATGCGCCAAGCGGCTCGTATGCCCCTATCACGCCTGGACTTACCGGCTCGACGGCGGGCTGATGGCCCTGCCCCGGCCAGAGACCTTCCCGGGGCTCGACAAGGCGGATTTCGGCCTCGTCGAACTGCCCAGCATCGAGGCAGGCGGCCTGATCTGGTTTGCGCCTGAGGAGGGTGCGGACTTCGCCCATGCACAGGAATTGGGCAGTGATCTCGATGCCTTTGGGCTGGGCCAAGCGCACCTGTTCCGCCGCAAGCTGCACACGGTCAAGGGCAACTGGAAGCTGATCATGGATGCTTTCCTCGAAAGCTACCATGTCACCCGCCTGCACGCCGCCACCATCGGCCCGTTCTTCAAGGACGGGATTACCGCCGGCGACCAGATCGGCCCGCACCAGCGGTCAGCCGTGGGCCGGCTGGAAGAGATGGAGGGGGTCGATCTGACTGACATGGCGCAGCTGCGCCGGGTGGTGACTTTCGCCTACCAGCTTCTGCCCGCCACGATCATCGTCCCCAGCCCCGATTATGTGAACGTGATGGTGCTGATGCCGCAGGCCGCCGACCTGACGCTGGTCGAGGATTTCATGCTCATCCCCGAGGCTCCGCAAACCGAAAAGGCGCTGGCGCATTGGGAAAAGAGCTGGAACCTGCTCGACGGGGGGGTGTTCGCCTCCGAGGATTTCCGCGCGGCGGAGCTCGGCCAGCAGGGGCTTTCGAGCGGCGCGGTCAGCCATGTGACGCTCGGCACGCTGGAAGGCGGGATCGCGCGGTTTGACCAGATCGTGAGCGAGGCCTTGCGGGCGGCGGGCTGA
- a CDS encoding FAD-binding oxidoreductase — translation MNHPTPPPCPATSAEAFLAAATELLGPRGLTTDPDRMDAWLTDWRGRYTGRALALASPASTTEVAALVRLCAAHSVPIVPQGGNSGMAGGATPDTTGTAIILSLRRMNALRDLCAETGQVVCEAGVVLQSLHEAADTVGMRFPLTLGGKGSATIGGLIATNAGGTQVLRHGTMRAQVLGLEAVLASGEVLDLMTPLKKDNRGFDLKQLLIGSEGTLGIVTAARLRLLPAPVGRATAWVGLGSIVEARTLLRRMERALGETLEGFEVVPAHCLASVLAHQPGARAPLAERHAWNALIECVSPSKDSTALAATLEAGLAAALDDGLIADAVLAANDTQAEAFWALRDGISAAERAIGPAMQHDISVPVEAMPEFILAATPAIEEAHPGTRAVAFGHLGDGNVHFHVLAPAGAVRGVWEEADGKTVSAQVYDLVTKWGGSISAEHGIGQMKVDELARLHDPVALAVMRQVKQALDPGNLLNPGKLLPALPVA, via the coding sequence ATGAATCACCCCACCCCACCTCCTTGCCCTGCGACCAGTGCCGAAGCCTTTCTTGCCGCAGCGACAGAGCTTTTGGGGCCACGCGGCCTTACCACCGATCCTGACCGGATGGACGCATGGCTGACGGACTGGCGGGGCCGCTACACCGGACGGGCGCTGGCGCTCGCGTCCCCAGCCTCGACGACGGAAGTCGCGGCGCTGGTGAGGCTGTGCGCGGCACATAGCGTGCCGATCGTGCCGCAGGGCGGCAATAGCGGAATGGCGGGCGGCGCAACCCCAGACACCACCGGTACCGCGATCATCCTCTCACTCAGACGGATGAACGCGCTTCGTGACCTCTGCGCAGAAACGGGCCAGGTGGTGTGCGAGGCTGGCGTTGTCCTGCAGTCTTTGCATGAAGCGGCTGACACAGTCGGCATGCGCTTCCCGCTTACGCTCGGCGGCAAGGGATCGGCGACCATCGGCGGCCTGATTGCGACCAATGCGGGCGGGACACAAGTGTTGCGTCACGGCACCATGCGCGCGCAGGTTCTGGGGCTGGAGGCGGTGCTGGCCTCGGGCGAAGTCCTTGATCTCATGACCCCGCTCAAGAAGGACAACCGCGGCTTCGACCTCAAACAACTGCTGATCGGGTCGGAAGGCACGCTCGGCATCGTCACCGCAGCGCGGCTGCGCCTGCTGCCGGCTCCTGTCGGCCGTGCAACCGCGTGGGTGGGTCTTGGCAGCATTGTCGAGGCGCGCACGCTTCTTAGGCGCATGGAACGCGCTCTGGGCGAGACGCTCGAGGGCTTCGAAGTCGTTCCTGCCCATTGCCTCGCCAGCGTCCTCGCGCACCAGCCCGGCGCCCGAGCACCGCTCGCCGAGCGTCATGCGTGGAACGCTTTGATCGAATGCGTGTCCCCCTCGAAGGACAGTACCGCTCTCGCAGCGACGCTGGAGGCCGGGCTCGCTGCCGCGCTAGATGATGGATTGATCGCCGACGCCGTGCTCGCTGCCAACGACACCCAGGCCGAAGCCTTCTGGGCCCTGCGTGACGGGATTTCTGCCGCCGAACGCGCCATTGGCCCGGCAATGCAGCACGATATCTCAGTTCCGGTGGAGGCAATGCCCGAGTTCATCCTTGCCGCCACCCCGGCGATCGAGGAAGCTCATCCCGGCACCCGCGCAGTCGCTTTCGGGCATTTGGGTGACGGCAATGTCCACTTTCACGTCCTCGCCCCGGCAGGTGCCGTGCGCGGCGTGTGGGAAGAAGCCGATGGCAAGACGGTAAGTGCGCAGGTCTATGACCTCGTCACCAAGTGGGGCGGTTCGATCAGCGCCGAACATGGGATCGGGCAGATGAAAGTGGACGAACTCGCCCGCCTTCATGATCCGGTCGCGCTGGCGGTGATGCGGCAGGTCAAGCAGGCGCTTGATCCTGGTAACCTGCTCAATCCGGGGAAACTCCTGCCCGCGCTTCCGGTCGCCTGA
- a CDS encoding SapC family protein: MASAPQPQLPLFYNDLLPLNSRDHADWKAGTLENAAYIASTHAMPLTTDEFVDAQRDFPIVFTAGENPLPIVLFGLNEGVNTFVGEDMKINAPVYLPAYARRYPFILAKLQPTSDDMSLCFDPTSGLLGKREDGLALFDEQGQPTEYTQGVLEFCRRFEEAGHRTKLFMDELAKLDIMMDGEIAITRNDMPDKPFVYRGFRMVDENKLRELPAAKLEELSKNGMLMLIYAHLFSLNLMRALFERQMAQGKVPMTSEGAPAPAIN; this comes from the coding sequence ATGGCCAGCGCGCCGCAACCGCAACTTCCGTTGTTCTACAACGACCTCCTGCCGCTTAACAGCCGTGACCACGCCGACTGGAAGGCCGGCACGCTGGAGAACGCAGCCTACATCGCATCGACCCACGCGATGCCGCTGACGACCGACGAATTCGTGGACGCCCAGCGTGATTTCCCAATCGTGTTCACGGCCGGCGAGAACCCGCTGCCAATCGTGCTGTTCGGCCTTAACGAAGGGGTCAACACCTTCGTTGGCGAAGACATGAAGATCAACGCTCCGGTCTACCTGCCGGCCTATGCGCGGCGTTACCCCTTCATCCTCGCCAAGCTGCAGCCGACCAGCGACGATATGTCGCTGTGCTTCGATCCGACCTCGGGCCTGCTCGGCAAGCGTGAAGACGGCCTTGCGCTGTTCGATGAACAGGGTCAGCCGACTGAATACACTCAGGGTGTGCTCGAGTTCTGCCGCCGCTTCGAGGAAGCTGGCCATCGCACCAAGCTGTTCATGGATGAGCTGGCCAAGCTCGACATCATGATGGACGGCGAAATTGCCATCACCCGTAACGACATGCCCGACAAGCCTTTCGTCTATCGCGGTTTCCGGATGGTGGACGAAAACAAGCTGCGTGAACTGCCTGCTGCAAAGCTGGAAGAGCTGTCGAAGAACGGCATGCTGATGCTGATCTATGCCCACCTGTTCTCGCTCAACCTGATGCGCGCTCTGTTTGAACGCCAGATGGCGCAGGGCAAGGTTCCGATGACGAGCGAGGGCGCTCCCGCACCGGCCATCAACTGA
- a CDS encoding pseudouridine synthase — protein sequence MPTQPPRSEGRPEGDRIAKLLARAGIASRREIERMITEGRVAIDGKVLDTPATILTSLKGVTVDGQPVTAAEPTRLFAFHKPTGLITAERDPKGRPTIYTALRNALPKGAGRVMPIGRLDLNTEGLLLLTNDGEVKRKLELPASGIPRTYRARAFGAVSQEQLEDLIEGVEIDGVRYGSIDANLERSSGRNLWIEMTITEGKNREVRRVLEHLGLQVNRLIRVGYGPFALGDLPRGQAVELKGKPVDRFLADLAKGNRK from the coding sequence ATGCCCACCCAGCCCCCTCGCTCCGAAGGTCGCCCCGAAGGGGACCGTATCGCCAAGCTGCTCGCCCGCGCCGGCATCGCCAGCCGCCGCGAGATTGAGCGCATGATCACCGAAGGCCGCGTGGCGATTGACGGCAAGGTGCTCGACACCCCTGCCACGATCCTTACCAGCCTTAAGGGCGTGACCGTCGACGGCCAGCCCGTCACTGCAGCCGAGCCGACGCGGCTGTTCGCCTTCCACAAGCCCACCGGCCTCATCACCGCCGAGCGCGATCCGAAGGGCCGGCCGACGATCTACACCGCGCTGCGCAATGCCCTGCCCAAGGGCGCGGGGCGGGTGATGCCGATCGGGCGCCTCGACCTCAACACCGAAGGCCTGCTACTGCTCACCAATGACGGCGAAGTGAAGCGCAAGCTTGAACTGCCAGCATCGGGCATTCCGCGCACCTATCGCGCGCGCGCCTTCGGCGCGGTGTCACAGGAGCAGCTCGAAGACCTGATCGAAGGCGTCGAGATCGACGGCGTTCGCTACGGCTCGATCGATGCCAATCTCGAGCGTTCCTCAGGGCGCAACCTGTGGATCGAGATGACCATCACCGAAGGCAAGAACCGCGAGGTGCGGCGCGTGCTCGAACATCTCGGGCTTCAGGTGAACCGCCTGATCCGCGTCGGCTATGGCCCGTTCGCCCTCGGCGATCTGCCGCGTGGGCAGGCAGTGGAGCTCAAGGGCAAGCCGGTCGACCGTTTCCTTGCCGATCTTGCGAAGGGCAACAGGAAGTGA
- a CDS encoding DEAD/DEAH box helicase — translation MTFADLGLSPELLQAVEDAGYTTPTAIQAQAIPTILMMKDLIGIAQTGTGKTASFVLPMIDVMAAGRRRALMPRSLILEPTRELAAQVAENFEKYGKNHDLKMALLIGGVQMGDQLKALSDGVDVLIATPGRLMDLFERGKIMLNGCELLVIDEADRMLDMGFIPDIEFICSKLPETRQTMLFSATMPAPIEKLAKKFLSNPKRIETARAATTNADITAFKVPVKARSKRETLRWFLENDLVETAIIFANRKTTVRELNQSLNRHGFRSSEIHGDMDQSSRLKELDRFKKGEVNILVASDVAARGLDIKGVSHVFNFDTPWHPDDYVHRIGRTGRAGAKGRAFTFVSEEDAEAIANVEKLTGAAIKVFGKEDVRVDLSEVIARAEAAKDEAPADEASEVRAERKPRRAREERSVREERPRREKSAPRTDRVTASDDRKPRRRYHEDDEPVPAGEWNGPRPSFLDVGFG, via the coding sequence ATGACTTTCGCCGATCTCGGCCTTTCGCCCGAATTGCTCCAAGCCGTCGAGGACGCGGGCTACACGACGCCGACCGCGATCCAGGCGCAGGCGATCCCGACGATCCTGATGATGAAGGATCTGATCGGCATTGCTCAGACCGGGACCGGCAAAACGGCGAGCTTCGTGTTGCCGATGATCGACGTGATGGCCGCCGGTCGCCGCCGCGCGCTGATGCCGCGATCGCTGATCCTTGAGCCGACGCGTGAGCTCGCAGCGCAGGTGGCCGAGAATTTCGAGAAATACGGCAAGAACCACGATCTCAAGATGGCGCTGCTTATCGGCGGCGTGCAGATGGGAGATCAGCTGAAGGCGCTTAGCGACGGGGTCGACGTGCTGATCGCCACGCCGGGTCGCCTTATGGACCTGTTCGAGCGCGGCAAGATCATGCTCAACGGCTGCGAATTGCTGGTGATCGACGAGGCGGACCGGATGCTCGACATGGGGTTCATCCCCGATATCGAGTTCATCTGCTCCAAGCTCCCCGAAACCCGCCAGACCATGCTGTTTTCGGCGACCATGCCCGCGCCGATCGAGAAGCTGGCGAAGAAGTTTCTGAGCAATCCGAAGCGGATCGAAACCGCCCGCGCAGCAACCACCAATGCCGACATCACCGCCTTCAAGGTGCCGGTCAAGGCGCGTTCGAAGCGCGAAACGCTGCGCTGGTTCCTTGAGAATGATCTGGTCGAAACCGCGATCATCTTCGCCAACCGCAAGACCACGGTGCGCGAGTTGAACCAGAGCCTCAACCGCCATGGTTTCCGTTCGAGCGAAATTCACGGCGACATGGACCAGTCTTCACGCCTGAAGGAGCTTGACCGGTTCAAGAAGGGCGAAGTCAACATCCTCGTCGCCTCCGACGTCGCAGCGCGCGGGCTGGACATCAAGGGGGTCTCCCACGTCTTCAATTTCGATACTCCGTGGCACCCGGACGATTACGTCCACCGCATCGGTCGCACGGGCCGCGCCGGAGCCAAGGGGCGCGCCTTCACCTTCGTCTCGGAAGAAGACGCTGAAGCCATCGCCAATGTCGAAAAACTGACCGGCGCGGCGATCAAGGTGTTCGGCAAGGAAGACGTGCGCGTTGATCTGAGCGAAGTGATCGCCAGGGCCGAAGCCGCGAAGGACGAGGCTCCCGCCGATGAAGCTAGCGAGGTACGCGCCGAACGTAAGCCGCGTCGCGCCCGCGAAGAGCGCTCTGTGCGCGAGGAACGCCCGCGCCGCGAAAAATCGGCCCCGCGCACCGATCGTGTTACCGCCAGCGACGACCGCAAACCGCGCCGCCGTTATCACGAGGATGACGAACCGGTTCCTGCTGGCGAATGGAACGGCCCGCGACCGAGTTTTCTCGATGTTGGTTTTGGCTGA